One window of Papaver somniferum cultivar HN1 chromosome 9, ASM357369v1, whole genome shotgun sequence genomic DNA carries:
- the LOC113314247 gene encoding 40S ribosomal protein SA-like isoform X3: MPYVDIGIPANNKGKNSIGCLFWMLARMVPPMRDTILPGHKWDVMVDLFFYRQPEETKDQEVDEGAGPVPDFGVTEYGDSMLANGQATSNGEVMQLLLQPLLLLFLRQEWMHLGSQRRHHPSSCKLGMRGAVMSYIFLPVFSHVLRVLYRTLLSLLG; the protein is encoded by the exons ATGCCATATGTTGATATTGGTATTCCTGCTAACAACAAGGGAAAGAACAGCATTGGTTGTCTTTTCTGGATGTTGGCAAGGATGGTTCCGCCAATGCGCGACACCATTCTCCCAGGGCACAAGTGGGATGTGATG GTCGATCTATTTTTCTACAGGCAGCCTGAGGAAACCAAGGACCAGGAAGTAGATGAGGGTGCTGGTCCAGTGCCCGATTTTGGTGTTACTGAGTACGGTGACAGTATGCTCGCTAATGGGCAGGCGACGTCCAACGGGGAGGTGATGCAGTTGCTGCTCCAGCCCTTGCTGCTG TTGTTCCTGCGGCAGGAGTGGATGCATCTTGGTAGTCAGCGGCGGCATCATCCCTCCAGCTGCAAGTTGGGAATGAGGGGTGCAGTAATGTCTTATATTTTTTTGCCGGTCTTTTCTCATGTACTCAGGGTGTTATATCGAACCTTGCTTTCTCTGTTGGGCTAA
- the LOC113314247 gene encoding 40S ribosomal protein SA-like isoform X2 encodes MLRIDVEIFKTANQGAALGNIPIIAFCDTDSPMPYVDIGIPANNKGKNSIGCLFWMLARMVPPMRDTILPGHKWDVMVDLFFYRQPEETKDQEVDEGAGPVPDFGVTEYGDSMLANGQATSNGEVMQLLLQPLLLLFLRQEWMHLGSQRRHHPSSCKLGMRGAVMSYIFLPVFSHVLRVLYRTLLSLLG; translated from the exons ATGTTGAGAATTGATGTTGAGATCTTTAAAACCG CCAATCAAGGGGCTGCTCTTGGTAACATTCCCATAATTGCCTTCTGTGACACTGACTCACCAATGCCATATGTTGATATTGGTATTCCTGCTAACAACAAGGGAAAGAACAGCATTGGTTGTCTTTTCTGGATGTTGGCAAGGATGGTTCCGCCAATGCGCGACACCATTCTCCCAGGGCACAAGTGGGATGTGATG GTCGATCTATTTTTCTACAGGCAGCCTGAGGAAACCAAGGACCAGGAAGTAGATGAGGGTGCTGGTCCAGTGCCCGATTTTGGTGTTACTGAGTACGGTGACAGTATGCTCGCTAATGGGCAGGCGACGTCCAACGGGGAGGTGATGCAGTTGCTGCTCCAGCCCTTGCTGCTG TTGTTCCTGCGGCAGGAGTGGATGCATCTTGGTAGTCAGCGGCGGCATCATCCCTCCAGCTGCAAGTTGGGAATGAGGGGTGCAGTAATGTCTTATATTTTTTTGCCGGTCTTTTCTCATGTACTCAGGGTGTTATATCGAACCTTGCTTTCTCTGTTGGGCTAA
- the LOC113314247 gene encoding 40S ribosomal protein SA-like isoform X1 has translation MQYLFDTSHLRVYYCFAANQGAALGNIPIIAFCDTDSPMPYVDIGIPANNKGKNSIGCLFWMLARMVPPMRDTILPGHKWDVMVDLFFYRQPEETKDQEVDEGAGPVPDFGVTEYGDSMLANGQATSNGEVMQLLLQPLLLLFLRQEWMHLGSQRRHHPSSCKLGMRGAVMSYIFLPVFSHVLRVLYRTLLSLLG, from the exons ATGCAGTATCTGTTTGATACATCTCATCTTCGTGTTTATTACTGTTTTGCAGCCAATCAAGGGGCTGCTCTTGGTAACATTCCCATAATTGCCTTCTGTGACACTGACTCACCAATGCCATATGTTGATATTGGTATTCCTGCTAACAACAAGGGAAAGAACAGCATTGGTTGTCTTTTCTGGATGTTGGCAAGGATGGTTCCGCCAATGCGCGACACCATTCTCCCAGGGCACAAGTGGGATGTGATG GTCGATCTATTTTTCTACAGGCAGCCTGAGGAAACCAAGGACCAGGAAGTAGATGAGGGTGCTGGTCCAGTGCCCGATTTTGGTGTTACTGAGTACGGTGACAGTATGCTCGCTAATGGGCAGGCGACGTCCAACGGGGAGGTGATGCAGTTGCTGCTCCAGCCCTTGCTGCTG TTGTTCCTGCGGCAGGAGTGGATGCATCTTGGTAGTCAGCGGCGGCATCATCCCTCCAGCTGCAAGTTGGGAATGAGGGGTGCAGTAATGTCTTATATTTTTTTGCCGGTCTTTTCTCATGTACTCAGGGTGTTATATCGAACCTTGCTTTCTCTGTTGGGCTAA